The Pyrenophora tritici-repentis strain M4 chromosome 2, whole genome shotgun sequence genome window below encodes:
- a CDS encoding transcriptional regulatory protein pro1 encodes MVGTTTNAANAAKQAASKMHRRSRTGCFTCRLRRKKCDEGKASCRACKHLGLKCEYKRPMWWSNNEQRRNQKEVIKNIIKRTKLNEKTAQGGAMGTNTPPSLCHSMQTADTFSDGVSCTRAPSVDSQNSLDYNFNPAATPDFYNSSMPPPMFAPSFAHPGHYVPYDIDIKTESQMFINDIPTRRDSTISSYSHYQTPPAVNNVFPTDNWIQQDYFESRRESFTEEPLEFPIFGYTTYGAFSPSHQASIQVDDCDRHLLSHFLDNIMPSAFPVLETNQPGAAQRDVIIPALESNKAYLHCCMSISALHMKTTQGLTGEQIDQDIQRHRGETVQQLTAALYSDSQHGQTLEAALGMIFFQCSVGRFNDGLMDIPWHGHFEAVQNLVHRLELPAQMVAMNGQANAQPPFNMTLASWIDILGATMLGRTPSFADTYREKLIADASSGLAELMGCEDRIMYLISEIACLEALKNENMDVVQLCAHIKLLGEQISLTEPPQGSLNTAYTSTGEILPRQLRRNMTAVYRLAARIYLCSLVPDFDRTSPTFVNLVSALCKAMEYIPAGPDGFDRSLVWPLLVAGSISVPQSGFRKMFAERSALLGEGANFGSYGRVKNLLEEVWRVNDDNLAKGNTQSVHWRDMMRQKNWDFLLI; translated from the exons ATGGTAGGGACTACTACTAACGCTGCCAATGCAGCAAAGCAAGCTGCATCTAAAATGCATCGCCGCTCACGAACAG GATGCTTCACATGCCGCCTACGACGAAAGAAGTGTGATGAAGGAAAAGCTTCTTGCCGCGCCTGCAAACACCTTGGCCTCAAGTGCGAATACAAGAGGCCAATGTGGTGGAGCAACAATGAGCAAAGACGGAACCAAAAAGAAGTCATCAAGAACATCATCAAGCGCACCAAGCTCAATGAGAAGACGGCCCAAGGCGGCGCAATGGGTACAAACACCCCACCAAGTCTCTGCCACTCAATGCAAACCGCCGACACCTTCTCAGACGGCGTCAGCTGCACTCGCGCACCATCAGTCGATTCGCAGAACTCGCTGGACTACAACTTCAACCCCGCTGCGACACCCGACTTCTACAACTCGTCAATGCCGCCGCCAATGTTCGCCCCCAGTTTCGCGCATCCAGGACACTACGTCCCATACGACATCGACATCAAGACCGAAAGCCAGATGTTCATCAACGACATTCCCACTCGACGAGACTCAACCATATCTAGCTACAGTCACTACCAAACCCCTCCAGCCGTCAACAACGTCTTTCCCACCGACAACTGGATTCAGCAAGACTACTTTGAGAGTCGCCGCGAGTCCTTCACCGAGGAGCCTCTCGAATTCCCCATTTTTGGTTACACCACCTACGGTGCTTTTAGCCCGTCGCACCAAGCTTCGATCCAGGTAGACGATTGCGACAGGCACCTTCTCAGTCATTTCTTGGATAACATCATGCCTTCGGCCTTCCCAGTCCTCGAGACAAATCAGCCTGGCGCAGCCCAACGCGATGTCATCATCCCTGCATTGGAATCCAACAAGGCATACCTGCACTGCTGCATGAGCATCTCAGCGCTACACATGAAGACGACACAAGGCCTCACAGGAGAGCAGATCGACCAGGACATCCAGCGACACCGCGGTGAAACTGTCCAACAGCTCACTGCTGCCCTTTACAGCGACAGTCAGCACGGCCAGACTCTCGAGGCAGCGCTCGGAATGATCTTCTTCCAATGCTCTGTTGGTAGGTTCAATGACGGTCTTATGGATATTCCGTGGCACGGCCATTTCGAGGCAGTTCAGAACCTTGTTCACAGGCTCGAACTTCCTGCACAGATGGTGGCAATGAATGGACAAGCCAACGCTCAGCCTCCCTTCAACATGACTCTGGCTTCTTGGATCGACATCCTAGGCGCCACCATGCTCGGAAGGACACCTTCATTCGCTGACACTTACCGCGAGAAGCTCATCGCTGACGCGTCTTCTGGCCTTGCCGAACTCATGGGTTGTGAAGATCGCATCATGTACCTGATCTCGGAGATCGCCTGTCTCGAGGCGCTCAAGAACGAGAACATGGACGTTGTGCAGCTTTGCGCGCACATCAAGCTCCTCGGCGAGCAAATCagcttgactgagcctccTCAGGGATCGCTCAACACTGCCTACACATCGACGGGTGAAATTCTCCCCAGGCAGCTCCGCCGAAACATGACGGCAGTATACCGCCTAGCCGCGCGCATCTACCTCTGCAGTCTAGTACCAGACTTTGACCGCACCTCGCCCACATTTGTCAACCTAGTGAGCGCACTTTGCAAGGCTATGGAGTATATTCCTGCTGGACCCGATGGATTCGACCGCTCTTTGGTATGGCCCCTCTTGGTCGCCGGCTCAATCTCGGTGCCACAGTCAGGATTCCGCAAGATGTTTGCAGAACGCTCCGCTCTGTTGGGTGAGGGTGCCAACTTTGGATCTTACGGCAGAGTCAAGAACCTCCTTGAGGAAGTTTGGCGAGTCAACGACGACAACCTCGCGAAGGGTAACACACAGAGTGTCCACTGGCGGGACATGATGCGACAGAAGAACTGGGACTTTTTGCTCATCTAA
- a CDS encoding RNA14, Pre 3'-end processing (cleavage and polyadenylation) factor, giving the protein MLHTGRGAIAQIHYTGEEAAGEINKLLGAVIENEDDFERWEALVTRASDLEGGVTRNSSPGAIELVRNVYDCFLTKFPLFFGYWKKYADLEFSIGGTETAEMVYERGVSCVTTSVDLWANYCTFKMDTSHDNDIIRELFERGAHFVGLDYQSHPFWDKYIEFEDRIQEPANVTKLYCRIMHMPIYQSSRYYEKYCLLLADRPVEELVDSDMLETFKSAVQLENQGQPEKPALEIERQLRVKIHEYWYEVYGKTSADTTNRWTFETAIKRAYFHVTDLEDAELENWRKYLEYEEKQGGFERISFLYERCLVACALYDEFWLRYARWMFSQGKEENTRIIYMRASCIFVPISAPTIRLNWARFEEKIGRITVARDIYLAMLEEAPEHTETLIALAGLERRHEGNDAAIHLLEEYIKRSNNQIGGILAAEQARILWQCKGSVDEARQVFQNKYEQFPDSREFWVKYLEFEVAQSSPNQDEAHARIKAVHELMRTTGRFSSDVSKGLSHYYMSYLLDRGGKDAAEEYMQLDKDVNGAKQIEDGTVAPPIAPAKPSHRTRF; this is encoded by the exons ATGTTGCACACGGGGCGCGGTGCCATTGCCCAGATCCACTACACGGGCGAAGAGGCTGCGGGTGAGATCAACAAGCTCTTAGGTGCAGTT ATCGAGAACGAGGACGACTTTGAGCGATGGGAAGCCCTTGTTACGCGCGCCTCCGATCTTGAGGGCGGCGTCACTCGGAACTCCAGCCCTGGTGCCATTGAACTTGTGCGCAATGTCTACGACTGCTTCCTCACAAAGTTCCCACTGTTCTTTGGCTACTGGAAGAAATATGCCGACCTCGAGTTCTCTATTGGCGGTACCGAGACTGCCGAGATGGTGTACGAGCGCGGTGTCTCTTGCGTCACAACCTCAGTGGACTTGTGGGCAAACTATTGCACCTTCAAGATGGACACGTCGCATGATAACGATATTATTCGAGA ATTGTTTGAGCGTGGTGCCCACTTTGTCGGTCTTGACTACCAGAGCCACCCGTTCTGGGACAAGTACATTGAATTTGAGGATCGCATCCAAGAGCCAGCGAACGTCACCAAGCTCTACTGCCGAATTATGCATATGCCCATCTACCAGTCTTCTCGATACTATGAGAAGTATTGCCTACTACTTGCCGACCGGCCAGTCGAAGAACTAGTCGATTCTGATATGCTTGAGACGTTTAAGAGCGCAGTTCAGCTGGAGAACCAAGGACAACCTGAGAAGCCGGCGCTAGAAATCGAACGACAGTTGCGCGTCAAGATCCATGAATACTGGTATGAAGTCTACGGAAAGACCTCGGCGGATACGACGAATCGCTGGACTTTCGAAACAGCCATCAAGAGGGCCTACTTCCACGTCACCGATCTCGAAGATGCCGAACTCGAGAACTGGCGCAAGTACTTGGAGTACGAGGAGAAGCAGGGTGGCTTCGAGCGCATCTCTTTCTTGTACGAGCGCTGTTTGGTTGCGTGTGCGCTGTACGATGAGTTCTGGCTGCGATATGCCCGCTGGATGTTCTCGCAGGGCAAGGAAGAAAACACGAGGATCATCTACATGAGGGCTAGCTGCATATTCGTACCTATTTCAGCGCCTACCATACGCCTAAACTGGGCCCGTTTCGAAGAGAAGATCGGTCGTATCACTGTCGCTCGCGATATCTACCTGGCCATGCTCGAAGAGGCTCCCGAACATACCGAGACTCTCATTGCTTTGGCAGGCTTGGAGCGACGCCACGAGGGCAATGACGCTGCTATTCACCTGCTGGAGGAGTACATCAAACGTTCCAACAACCAGATCGGTGGTATCCTAGCTGCAGAACAGGCGCGGATACTCTGGCAATGCAAGGGCAGTGTCGATGAAGCGCGTCAAGTGTTCCAGAACAAGTACGAGCAGTTCCCGGACTCACGAGAGTTTTGGGTCAAGTACCTCGAGTTCGAAGTGGCACAATCTTCACCCAACCAGGACGAGGCTCATGCCCGGATAAAGGCAGTTCACGAGCTTATGCGCACCACAGGCCGCTTCTCTTCTGACGTCTCGAAAGGACTATCGCACTACTACATGTCATACCTACTCGACCGTGGAGGCAAGGATGCAGCTGAGGAGTACATGCAGTTAGATAAGGATG